A single window of Ornithorhynchus anatinus isolate Pmale09 chromosome 3, mOrnAna1.pri.v4, whole genome shotgun sequence DNA harbors:
- the LOC114809975 gene encoding olfactory receptor 10Q1 codes for MLPRPSLYLNQSGPTELVFRAFAASPEMQALLFSVFLLLYLMIVCVNAAIISLVWTHGALHTPMYFFLSNLSFLEICYSTVVVPLTLANVFGAQKPISLAGCGTQMFFFVALGSTDCFLLAVMSYDRYVAICRPLHYSLLMTRRLCARLVVGSLALALSLSLQLTALIFSLPFCGGRREVNHFLCDVPPVLRLVCADIRALQALLYVVGLAVLTVPLLLICASYVRIAAAILRVRSAAGRRRAFSTCSSHLTVVLLQYGCCSLVYLRPRSSASEEEDRRIALVYTFATPLLNPLIYTLRNNDVKGELREALRPKRGVTMM; via the coding sequence ATGTTGCCTAGGCCCTCGCTGTACCTCAACCAGTCCGGCCCGACTGAGTTGGTCTTCCGAGCGTTCGCCGCCTCCCCGGAGATGCAGgccctcctcttctccgtcttcctcctcctctacctgatGATCGTCTGTGTCAACGCTGCCATCATTTCCTTGGTTTGGACCCACGGAGCCCTCCACactcccatgtacttcttcctgtcCAACCTGTCCTTCCTGGAAATCTGCTACAGCACCGTGGTGGTCCCCCTGACTCTGGCCAACGTCTTCGGGGCCCAGAAGCCCATCTCCCTGGCCGGCTGCGGGACCCAGATGTTCTTCTTCGTGGCCTTGGGCAGCACCGACTGCTTCCTGTTGGCCGTCATGTCGTACGACCGCTACGTGGCCATCTGCCGTCCGCTCCACTACTCGCTCCTCATGACCCGGCGGCTCTGCGCCCGCCTGGTGGTCGgctccctggccctggccctctcgCTGTCCCTGCAGCTGACGGCCTTGatcttctccctgcccttctgcGGCGGCCGCCGGGAGGTCAACCACTTCCTGTGCGACGTGCCGCCCGTCCTGCGCCTGGTCTGCGCCGACATCCGGGCGCTCCAGGCCCTTCTCTACGTGGTGGGCCTCGCCGTGCTGACCGTCCCTCTCCTGCTCATCTGCGCCTCGTACGTCCGCatcgccgccgccatcttgcgcGTCCGCtcggccgccggccgccggcgAGCCTTCTCCACCTGTTCCTCCCACCTCACGGTCGTCCTGCTGCAGTACGGCTGCTGCAGCCTGGTCTACTTGCGGCCCCGCTCCAGCGCCTccgaggaggaggacaggaggatcGCTCTGGTCTACACCTTTGCGACgcccctcctcaaccccctcatctacacCCTGAGGAACAACGATGTCAAGGGGGAGCTACGAGAAGCCCTGAGGCCAAAGCGGGGAGTCACGATGATGTGA
- the LOC100081279 gene encoding olfactory receptor 9I1-like, translated as MAERNLTRVTEFVLAGFAHRPVPGVVGLFLVFLSLDLLTLLGNVGMMSLIQLDPRLHTPMYFFLSHLSLLDTCYSSVIVPQILATLMSDDGLAVSYGGCAAQFFLFTVCAGTECYLLAAMAYDRYVAVGKPLLYVSAMTRGTRVALVAGAYAGGLAGATLRTALTFTLSFCDANRIDFFCDLPPLLRLTCGDPSTGETAIIFLGNFVILASGLVILVSYLFVARTILRRRTAGGRAKTFSTRASHLTAVGLFFGTLALTYLRGGSGKSLEGDKVVSVLYSVVIPAPNPFIYSLRNDQVKAALRRAFLRLRLALGLYTRVGGFSS; from the coding sequence ATGGCTGAGAGGAATCTCACTCGGGTGACGGAGTTCGTCCTGGCGGGTTTCGCCCACCGGCCGGTCCCGGGCGTCGTCGGCCTGTTCCTGGTGTTCCTGAGTCTGGACCTCCTCACCCTGCTGGGGAACGTGGGGATGATGAGCCTGATCCAGCTGGATCCCCGGCTCCACACGCCCATGTATTTCTTCCTGAgccacctctccctcctggacACCTGCTACTCCTCGGTCATCGTGCCTCAGATCCTAGCCACCCTAATGAGCGACGACGGGCTGGCCGTGTCCTACGGGGGCTGCGCGGCCCAGTTCTTCCTGTTCACCGTCTGTGCCGGGACTGAGTGCTACCTCCTGGCGGCGATGGCCTACGACCGCTACGTGGCCGTGGGCAAGCCCCTGCTCTACGTCTCCGCCATGACCCGGGGGACGCGCGTGGCCCTGGTGGCCGGGGCTTACGCGGGAGGCTTAGCAGGAGCCACCCTGCGGACGGCCTTGACCTTCACCCTCTCCTTCTGCGATGCCAACCGGATTGACTTCTTCTGCGACCTCCCTCCCCTGCTGAGGCTCACGTGCGGTGACCCCTCCACCGGGGAGACGGCGATCATCTTTTTGGGCAACTTCGTGATCCTGGCCAGTGGCCTGGTGATCCTGGTCTCCTACCTCTTCGTCGCCAGGACCATCCTGCGCAGGCGGACCGCAGGCGGGAGGGCCAAGACCTTCTCCACCCGCGCCTCCCACCTCACGGCCGTGGGCCTCTTCTTCGGCACCCTCGCCCTCACGTACCTCCGCGGGGGCTCGGGGAAATCGCTggagggggacaaggtggtgTCGGTGCTGTACTCTGTGGTGATTCCCGCGCCGAACCCATttatctacagcctgaggaatgACCAGGTCAAAGCCGCTCTCCGCAGGGCCTTCCTCAGGCTCAGACTCGCTCTAGGGCTTTACACCAGGGTGGGTGGCTTCTCGTcttaa